The following are from one region of the Nicotiana tomentosiformis chromosome 7, ASM39032v3, whole genome shotgun sequence genome:
- the LOC138896098 gene encoding uncharacterized protein, with translation MVEFDVILGMDSFSPYHAILDCHAKKVTLAMPGLPRLEWRVTLNYVPSMVVSFLKAHRLFDKGCDAYLAFVRDVSVDTPKVESVLIVRDYPDIFSADLLCMPPDRDIDFGVQGLTVCTVCDASRVGLRSVLMQDGRVIANASRQLKVHEKNYNIHDLELAAIIHALFGGTICTVSLGYDITILYHLGKANVVADALSRKEESLDSLAYLPATERPLALDVQALANQFVRLNVLKHSRDLACMKYHVDPSHVLDFSSFQLDKDLSYIEEPVTILDMQVRKLTSKSIVLVKVQWRGQPIEEATWETEHVMRSHSPHIFVTSGMSLYSFEDERLF, from the exons ATGGTAGagtttgatgttatcttaggcatggactcattttctccctatcatgctattcttgattgtcacgccaagaaggtgactttggctatgccaggtttaccgcggttggagtggagggtTACTCTGAattatgttcctagcatggttgtgtccttccttaaggcacatCGGTTGTTTgataaggggtgtgatgcatacctagcctttgtgagagatgtcagtgttgatactcctaaaGTTGAGTCAGTTCTAATAGTGAGAGACTATCCAGATATATTCTCGGCAGATCTTCTgtgcatgccgcccgatagagatatcgattttg GGGTTCAGGGTCTTACAGTGTGTACTGTGTGTGATGCATCACGTGTTGGCCTTAGatcggtgttgatgcaagatggtagggtgattgccaatGCATCTAggcaactgaaggtgcatgagaagaattataatATCCACGacttggagttagcagctattattcatgccttatttggcggcactatttgtacagtgtccctt ggctatgatatcactattctatatcatctcgggaaggccaacgtggtggctgatgccttgagtcgaaaggaaGAGAGCTTggacagtttagcatatctaccggcaacaGAAAGGCCACTAGCcctagatgttcaggccttggccaaccaatttgttagattgaATGTTTTGAAGCATAGTCGGGatcttgcttgcatg AAGTATCACGttgatccatcccatgttttagatttcagctcattccaattagacaaggatttgtcttatattgaggagccggtAACCATCTTGGACatgcaggtccgaaagttgacgTCAAAGAGCATTGTtttagtaaaggttcagtggagaggtcaaccaatcgaagaggcgacttgggagaccgagcatgttatGCGTAGCCATTCTCCTCATATTTTCGTCAcgtcaggtatgtctctatactcgtttgaggatgaacgtttgttttaa